The genomic window ATCTAATGTAAGGTACTTAACAATTGGATTATTATGACTTtccaataacttttaaaactataccattgttttttatttgttccaATCCAGGAAAAAAAGATTTCCTGATTATATCCCAATTTAAGAGCCTTCAAAACTACGACAAGCTAATATACAAGGACTCGGAGTGTGTGCAGTTTAACTGCCATACAATATCAAATTGAACGGAAAATATTGAACGTTCATTCATTTATAGAGTCAAAGTcaagttagtatttattttaaggatCATGCATAATACAAAAGAAAGCTAAAGaacaataatttcatatatttaaagtaaaattaattttctaatatgttataaacacataaaacttatatacataaaaaataaaactgtccaACTATGTATCttttattattgcaattatttatgcTAAATTACAAAGTTTGAATTGATACACTAAAATGAGCTATACAGGTAAACAATTTCAATTAGATGGTTTTTTTGAATATGTTCAGGAAACAATAggaatattttgttgaatttaataataaatagaagaactTTCATGCACGTTATACGGAACTACATATTTCCCTCAAGTGAGCTCCGTTTATGTATCCGAGAGAACGTTTTTATGCAGTAACGTAGACTTAAGTGACCTCTGATGTACACAAAACTTAACGCTACCTCCCCAATAGGAAACAGCCACGTATTGTGTGATATCTGACTTCATATTTGTCTTTCTTGTTGTCTCCTGAACGAAAAATATCAATACTCTTGTATCCTCTTGTGTTGTGTCATATACGGACAGTAATCTTTCTTTTACTTAAGGAAAGCAAAAGACAGGATGTCAATACATACAATAACGGTTTATCTTGCATTCCTTAGTTTAACATTCAGTAAGAGCAATGTAAATTTCGAAGAGATGATGGGGATGTTCTTGAcattgttaatgttacaaaacttATTATACTTGAAAgctaacataattacaaaaatatttttttaaataattctttattttatgaaacagtgcttaaaatattaattctaaattgaaaacaaaacatttttgataaaaataatagcaacATATCTACCAAATGTATGAAAGCTATTACTGAAAAGATCAAACATACAGtactataagttttaaaatacatttaaaatgtgtgaATAGTTATTTAGTCGTTTCTTATGCcttctttttaacaaaaattttaagataaCATAATTCCGAAATACATGTCATGtttcatttaataacataataaaactcagatgtatattgttacatatatttttattcaaatctttAACCATACACGCTAGTGAACTTAATAATTTTCAGAGGTTTCCATAACGATAATTAGTAATAACTGAAAAATGCATAAAGTCATACTAAAAGTATCATCTATATTTCAAAGACATAACTAGATGAATTGGGTGTAAAAACTAGAATACTAGTAATAAGTAAAAGTATAGGGCCTAAATGAGCTGTGCAGAGTCAATTTACAAACAGCAGAGTGTATTGTATAGAGTGTTCTTGCTATAAATTAACAGCTCTTTCAAACAAACTTTTCTTGGCAAACCttctttctaatttttattaggtATATACGTATTTTGAGTTATTACTCGTTTTAGTGGAggaaaatcaataatttattttacaagaagtACACACATTTATTACCGTGtattaaaaccatattaataCCCCTTTCATCGTCATGTATACTATGCTGTATATCATTACACCCTTGGTGGTAAAACATGAAGTGTTACCACtgtttatagtataaatttttctacataatataAGTGGTTCTTTATTCTATTTCATActgattttaaattgaaaataatttgaaaggcGCAGCCATAATGTTACAgttggttaaaataaaacaataaccagACACtaacatgtaacattaaaatattacgagGCTTCcatgttgaattattttatttcccttTACTTCTGAAAAGAGGTAGCGATTGCTTATTGTAGCTGGAACAactgttatcgcaagataaccgaatcaagcaattttaatttcttaatttaattgttaattataatgaaGTTAGTTTTAATAACACCTAAAGGGTGTAAAAAACTACTATTTAGTATACTACTGTAATGTAACCTGAGCCACTTTGATCAAAAGCAAGCAAACGACTCAGGTATTTTATACCATAACCTTTAGTTTAAACAAACCGCTTTGTCTCAGGCAGACTGGTGCGCTGTAAAATATGAGCTTTTGACACAGCTGATTTATTGTCTTAAGCTTTCATGACACGATGTATTTCATACATTCCAGCAAATTTCATTACcgatattgttttattaaaattaatgtctaGGTTATTTATCTAGGATCGAATCCATCTAATCTTATTAAACAGTCTAACATCTAATTTATAGGTAATTGGGAGAGCAGTAACAAGATCTATCAAATAAGGGTCGGAACAAATTTCATGTATGTCTCTCAGTCCACACGATATATCGAGAATTAACAACACCGATAGAATCatgagtttttatttcaatataggtAGTTTTGACTTCGATTAAGGTGCGGGTCTCTCTAAGGGATATTGCTAAACGTGGGCTAAtattggtgtatatatatatatatatatatatatatatatatatatatatatatatatatattcattaaattgatATAAGATTCAAtagcataatataatttttacaaacattgaatagcaaaaagtacttgctccgccgagagtaTATATATTCATAGTTGAGTAACCTGTTTAATTAGaagcaaactttttatttttttgtattatctaaaCAAGAACGTGCTCTTAAAATTCTTATACACTAAAGATTATCTAGGAACTCATTAAGCATCAACTAACCTGCAATCTTAATTCTTATGTAAACCTTTCATATCTTCGAGTTTATacttaattcaaaaattatttccatataaatacaaacagaagaactattgtatttaatagttaagtaaaatatacatgtattctATACTATCTTAACGTAGATCtgctttaaattgtgttttacagttttacatCCATTTCATGTTTACTTctcataaaacacaaaaaattaagtttagtgTATGTTTATCGCTTTTACTGCTCAAACTGAAAAGGTTATAGAAGTTTCAAtggtatttaccattttttttaagaagctttgttttgttatgtatttctTGATGTCGTAACTGCAGAAAGAAGCCAATCAGAGGATCCTCTATACCAaatatattatgcaatataatttttaaaaatttatatttgaagaagttaaataaagaaaacatatcaTGAATATACAATAATCATACAAGTATCACgaaattcaaaacaaaacgtCTTATAGAAAGAAAAGTTGAATTTTATACATAGAAACTTTTACTAATAGTAAATGAAAAACTGAGGCATAATAGATAACGGGAATTATTTTCTTACATTCTTTGTTTTAATGCCTTAGATctgttttgacaatgaactacgtaataattataaaatagaaaacactAATGCAAACCGAGATTATTCCACCGATTGTAAACTTAACTTGACTTACTGTTTTGAAACAAATAGACAGAAGGTTGTAAGTGTCTCCTGAGTTAGCTAATGTGTAAAGACTTTAAGTTAGCACTTATTTCTAATCTTAGAACGGATAGATAGCGGGATCTAAGTGACTTCTAAGTTAGCTAATGTGTTctaagttcaaaataaaaacgtAGCATGCATTCAAGCTTACTTATTTTCATTTTcgtaaaattgatattaatttataaaaggatAGGTTTTCCACAGTTTTTATAAAGAGCCAAactagtaaaaaaaacataaattgatcAGTAGAGGTCATACTAAAGCGagttaaagttacatttttctcAGAATACACGAAATTAAATTGGATGCCCTTTAAACATTCTTATTCtagaatacttttaatttattttcaaatatcataattttatgtcAACAGTGATTCGTGTAGACTCAAAACAAGTAGTTTTAACAGTCATTTTGAAATGAACACAGCAATATATTGTCTATAAACACAGATGACATTCGAGTTTAAATTTCCTCGTTCTGATTCTGGAACTGAAGCAGAATTACTAAATAGGTGGTCACTGCTCCAGCCATCTTCGTTAGAAtatcgttttaaattttgaagagaTGCAGTGCACAAAATGTCGGTCTATCGTTAGTTACTTGTAGAAGGAACCTCTCCAACTGTGCCCTCACAGCAGGATCATTATCCTTATGGATCGTCTTGCTGATAGTTATCATAGTCCTGTCAGCTGACTTAGTGACGGCAGCGGCAGATCGAACCATCACCACCAAGTAACTAATGTTAGCCAAAGCCCAGATGAATGGTAATATAAAGTCAATGTAGTCACCTGACTTAAAGTTCAAGACGGCATAATATAGGTTAAACACGATACTGAAGAACAAATATGAGGTAGTGGCCATCAGCTGATCGCAATAGAAGGCATTCGCCTGGTGTACAGCATCAACCAGCAACCAGTAGATGTTCGACATAGATCTCACCTCACACTTTTGTGAGTTAGAACTTTCTTGTGATATTTCAATATGTGGCATATACTGACTTTCCATTAGTCGTCCGAAACACTGTCGGGCTAGTTCCCGCTCGATCCTGATGctgatgtatttaaaacttttagacaAATATTGAGTGACTTCGGTGAAATTAACGAATGTAGAAGTCAATCGAAATATAGTATTTCAGTAGGACACATAAACTATGCAAATCATTACTCGATTTTCCACCTTGTTTACTGCCCTTAATCCAAAAGTAGCTACATTGTACGTAACAAGCACTGGAGTGACAACGTAGGCTACTAAGAACATGATGTTCGTTTTGTATTCCGGTGGTAGACACCTACTATTACTCCAAGTGTCCTCGATACTCTCCACAGTTTTGTGGAAGTTGAGAAAGCACTGGTATTTTCTGATATTGCTGACAAAGACAACGACTGATGCCATTGACAAACAGGAAAACTCCAGAATCATTACAGCTGTGGTAGTATTGGTGGTCCAATAAGAGGGCCAGATggctagtttatttaaataaaaaagatacaccCAATAATACGGTAGTGTCGCTTGAGCTGCTGTAGAGATCAAACTCCAAGTGAACCATGATGGGGAAAATCTCAATTCTTGCCCTCCGTTTGGCACAGAAGTGTAGGTCAGAAAAAATCCCCCAAATACTTGGCTGGTTAAAATGGCTTTTTTGAAAGAACCTGCATTATGTAGAATTGTGCAAATGATGTTTAGCTCTGTTACTTCACTACTCACCAGTCAAAGTTGCTAACAACTATAGAGTTCTCTATAACTTATTAAGAAACGCtcgatattttctttttataaaaatttttcgtAATTGACCTGTCACTtgttgtcatattttaaatatgggTACAATAATTCAATCGATGTAAgtgatttatattttgtgtaaagatGTGTCACAGTGGGCTCTAGTACTAGTgcacttttactataaatattgatttattactaaCATATAGTCTATTACATTTTAGTGTGGATTTTCTTGATTACCTGTCAATGTAGGCAAATACTTGTAGATGGATAGTAGAAAGATGTAGATAGATACAGCATAAAATAGTTCTTAAAAACCTACTTAATTACGAAAACAGGATTTCAAAATCTGTATGGGTTTTAGGTGAGAACAAAGTGTTATCTTTGAGACTTTCGTCACTCTAATATAGGTAGTTGTGTCTGTTGACAGTTCCATTTAACATACTATGTTTGTTGGAAGTTTTGGATATCTATTTATGACATCCATCATAACTTCTTTTAACTCAAAGCGACGATCAAAGTCGTCTTCACATTGTTCGCGAAGAAACTAAGTCTACTGGAGGAAAAGCGGCTAATTTTGTGTTCTTATGCGGCAGACGTAATAGAGCCATTGTCTTCTACAAATGTCGGTAAGACAAACGTCTTGTCCTCATTTTTAGGTATCTGTGGTCTTCCAGATTTTGGCCAAACTCTACCTGTTTCTTCAATACTGTTTATTGTGTATAAGGcagttgattaaaaaaatatttctatctggGAAAATGTCATTGGGTTAATTCGCTCCTCTTCAAACATTCGAATATGATCGCCATAACCACACATTATTAACAAAGTGATTCTTTCTTTCTCTTTTGGGTGATACAGtgacaaaaacaataattaggCAAAATTCTGAGTTACGCTAGCTACTGCACTCAATACTGTAGAAAGGCAACTAAGCTATCAATTTTATTAGTGACATGGTGAAACTCTTATTTATGTTGCTATTATTCTACTATTAGGTACAGATCGTACCTAATAGGTAACAGAtcgtaaaaaaactatttaggtGATCCCTCAATGCATAAGATATTAGTTATTTTCTTTGCTGTTGTGATTTTCGTGTAAACATAAAGACAGgaaaatttttgaagataatgCCTTACTGtaacaaagttttttaataaacctcaagacactttttattttattgattaaaaattactaaGAAAATCAGccgtatatattgttttaaagtctGTAAAAGCTGGTATTGAATaggatattttattaacaaatgtttGCTAAAAATACGCATCTTTAtgctcattaaatatttattaaatgtgacAGTTTTAATTCAGGCGTGAAATAATTCTGACGTTTCTGCTAACAGCCACAACCGCTGACTGACAACTGGTGACGTATCTGTCACATCGGTTTgcttgtttttatgtaaaatataaactattccAACCAGGATACATTTTGGAtcatgtaagttaaaaaaaaacgtttaaaataatttcttaggtAAAATAACACTGGTCCTATTCCATCACTGCTTTCAGATCATATAAGAAATGATCCCAAAATATACTACCATTTTCTCACTTTACCAAAAACTCAATTGGTTTTCATATTGTGTaggattaatatatttctatttttagaaCATTCTATTCATGGTAAATTCTCCATAAGGGGTTAAAAAGCACATGACAGTAGCAACACACCTTTTGCTTTAGCGCTCAAGCTTCACTCTTCCTCTACGCCATCTGCAGATCCTCCAGGACAAACGTAGCAACAACCATTTACTGAAGATAAGTTCTGTGGGTCataaaagcatattttattaattatggtgAAGTCTATGAGATGGGAGCCTGGAAATTTTACACAGAAGTGagatttaaaacctttattttctGTTGATCGATTCTAATGCCAATTGAATCTGTAGTGATAATCATACAGCTGCTATGTGATGGAAAACCATTCGCCGTGACCAGTAGTAGCCAAACTCTGGGTAACAATTCCTCTTATTGTGATCTCCACTTGTACCAACTTCTTTACAATAAAAGAGACAAGACTTTGTACTTGTCGAAACAGAATATGACTCTTCATCTTGTTACTTAACTTGCAAAAAGTCTTAGTTTCTTCTTCCATCTCATCACGGAGTAGATAAATTTTATTCACACCGTCTGGAACTAGAACTTCATCTTTAATCCTCTCGTAGTTATTTTGATATCGAAATGGTATCTCTCGCCACCGAAGCTTTGTATATTaccaaaaaacttttattaacaaGGCAAACagacaatttataatataagaatacGTGTATGGGTActtaaaaatatgcattattgGACATTGAAAGACGTTTAGTAAAATATAGGTGTAAATGGTTGGATGAAACACAAACAGATAATGACATTAAAAAACATGACACAATCTAGCTAAAcagctataaaacaaaaagtgaagattataagttaaataaatctaTTCCTTTTCACTAATAATGCaacttaaattaatgtaatggTGAATCGTGCGTTACATCATATATGGCTTTAATAAGGTCACAAAGCATGACCACACCAAAGCATACGTTCCTCCAAGCTCAAGTGAATCCCTCAACAAATCATAGTTAAAACGAAAAAATGGTCTTTTGTCAGATATTCATATTAAGAAACCGGATACGAGTGAACCTTCTTAAAATCGTGCCATCGTCTGTTTGTCCGTACGATACTTCTTGATAGGGAAACTCTAGAGGCATGGAACTTACTACGCTACGTACGTTACTCTTGGTATAACTGAGAACTCTCTTTATTTTCGATTCAAATGGTCTAAATTAAAGgtatatacaaatgtattatgTAAACAAGCTGGTCTAATCCTTAACGAGCATGAAAACGATACAATTTTAGAATACACACATTTGTACCTAAACTGGCAGTCTATAAGAACCAATTTCAATTGTATAAACACACGACCTGGTATATAAAAATTGATAAGGAATGCCTccttataaatagatttattatcaGCTGCACTAAGTATTAGTGAAGACTTCAATAAAAGagtatcaaaaaggttaaaaatatcaaacgaaaatatgtagtttatatCATATATGTTCTTTGCCTGTCACACTTAAATTCATTGGAGACATGATACATAATAATCGATATACCtcattcagaaaaatatatttagatttatattcgATATTTTTccgatttaatattttaaatatttgttaaccaattaaaaatttagttacttgTCAGGTGGATAGTTTTAGTTGTGTCTAAACTAAATATCATCCATCATCATAGAAAACCATTTCATACTTCTAACCCTTTCGACTTGATTAGTTAATTAGATAATTGTCCCTACCGATTTCAAACAAATCCAGAATGTTAAACAATTCAAATAAGCTGTCTGCTCTTGGCCTATGAGTAcagtaaatgatttttaaataatttatattttattattaaaacaaaaaagttattaaatgtctGCATACATTTCAACTCCATGCGAAAGGACTAAGTTTCATCTTCTGAAATAGGCCTACTTATTTTGAgagatatttaaaacaataaaatatacaggctattataagttatattataataatgtttgactatgaaaattttgttgaaatgtgacaatatataaatgaaatttctaaAAAGATTGTTTGAGAGTACTAAACAAAGTTTCATCTTTACTAGACATTACAAATGATGATAAAATCCCCCAGGGAATAGACAAACCAATTACTTTCGAAACTTTCTTGATTTCCTTGTTTTCAAGGATTAAAATTTTCTATTCCCTCTAATGCTTTGAAAAACCAATCACTCGATCTAATAAATTTTAGACAAGCATATGGCAAGCACTCGATTTCACATTTTTATgtattgcaaaaaaaattataaaaagattagGGTCTATCGAAGAAGTTTTAAAAAGGCAACCTCTATAATACGTTATTTCTCTCattaagaaagtaaaaaatcCGTTAAGCATCAGTACAGTTTATATACCAGTGTCTTCAACAATATCAAAGAGGGAGCATTTGTTCAGAAAACGCCAGAAGATAGAGATAGAGTGACAAAGAAAGCTTCAAGTGTAAAACAGTTCCTTGATTTGATTTACACGAAAGAAACGATCTGTGAAACAAAGGACTCTAAACGCTGACAGCCATTGTTGTCATAAAGACACGTGTAGGTCACTGGTTAAGAAACTGCTGTATCTAATTTTAGCGAGTCTTTTGAAAGGGTTCAAACAGCTTTTTGGTATGTATGAACACTTTTCTTTCCCTTcctttcttctttctgttctttatttttgtatttactaatacctcccccacctgacaaagagaatatatttcaatcctcgaaacgttgtgttataccttttgtagcATATAAAGATGGACTAAATATGAAGTTCTGTT from Homalodisca vitripennis isolate AUS2020 unplaced genomic scaffold, UT_GWSS_2.1 ScUCBcl_2780;HRSCAF=7865, whole genome shotgun sequence includes these protein-coding regions:
- the LOC124372254 gene encoding uncharacterized protein LOC124372254, whose amino-acid sequence is MESQYMPHIEISQESSNSQKCEVRSMSNIYWLLVDAVHQANAFYCDQLMATTSYLFFSIVFNLYYAVLNFKSGDYIDFILPFIWALANISYLVVMVRSAAAVTKSADRTMITISKTIHKDNDPAVRAQLERFLLQVTNDRPTFCALHLFKI